One window of the Methylosinus trichosporium OB3b genome contains the following:
- the tolR gene encoding protein TolR: MAFALRKHDSEFDPQPMADINVTPLVDVMLVLLIVFMVAAPLMTAGVPVDLPKTQAKQLDDQQPPIVVSVDANGAFFVDKREAGAAEGLLALLAESSGGAKDRRVHIRADKAVPYGKVAEAMGLVSSAGYAKVALVSEAARGAAPR; the protein is encoded by the coding sequence ATGGCCTTCGCGCTGCGTAAGCATGATTCCGAATTCGACCCGCAACCGATGGCGGACATCAATGTCACGCCGCTCGTCGACGTCATGCTCGTCCTGCTCATCGTGTTCATGGTCGCGGCGCCGCTGATGACCGCGGGCGTTCCGGTCGATCTGCCGAAGACGCAGGCCAAGCAGCTCGACGATCAGCAGCCGCCGATCGTCGTGAGCGTGGATGCGAACGGCGCTTTCTTCGTCGACAAGCGCGAGGCCGGCGCCGCGGAGGGGCTGCTGGCTCTGCTCGCGGAGAGCAGCGGCGGCGCCAAGGACCGGCGCGTCCATATTCGCGCCGACAAGGCCGTGCCTTACGGCAAGGTCGCCGAAGCAATGGGCCTCGTCAGCTCGGCCGGCTACGCCAAGGTCGCGCTCGTCTCCGAGGCGGCGAGGGGCGCCGCGCCCCGATGA
- a CDS encoding multiheme c-type cytochrome yields the protein MIAIWLRVLLLWFCVAGAAAQTPLDDVARHVGSGVCADCHAAQTNLWRTSHHARSMQEATSASVLGDFNDVAFTENGAATRFFRRGDAFIIETRGPAGEAREDRVRFTFGVTPLQQYLVEAPGGRLQAFSVAWDARPKEKGGQRWFGLYPEETIAWGDPLHWSGRNQNWNFMCADCHSTGLRKNYDLTTDSYRTTWTDVSVACEACHGPGSAHVAWARGGARAGADKGFAASASDDRSELCFPCHSRRRALSETPAPTRRFLDDYAPALLDKGLFRADGQIEDEVFEYASFLQSRMYRAGVACIDCHEPHGGALREQGNALCARCHEPAGFDASSHHHHAPGTREAQCVACHMPSRIYMQVHERHDHGFRVPRPDLAPLGVPNACNDCHADKPASWAAEAMRGWGSRRLGQASAAKAIALGRRAAPGAAEALAALAGDGGESAIMRATALSLLARAPGEMALRAIREAIGSSDALLRLGAIRALEPYDATTRRLAAPLLADPAAATRLEAARLLAATGVSAEEWVAAELVSAERPETHLGVGALRAEQGRPLEAIAAFETALRLDPKFTPARLDLADLLRSEGRDAEAEAPLREAVRRDPADAVAHYALALWLLRQSREMEARSELARAVTLAPDDPAIARAYRLATPPR from the coding sequence TTGATCGCGATTTGGCTGCGCGTTCTGCTGCTCTGGTTCTGCGTCGCGGGTGCGGCGGCGCAGACGCCGCTCGACGATGTCGCTCGCCATGTCGGAAGCGGCGTCTGCGCCGACTGCCACGCCGCGCAGACAAACCTATGGCGGACGTCGCATCACGCGCGCTCCATGCAGGAGGCGACCTCAGCGTCCGTTCTCGGCGATTTCAACGACGTGGCCTTCACCGAGAATGGAGCGGCCACGCGCTTCTTTCGTCGCGGCGACGCCTTCATCATCGAGACGAGAGGACCGGCCGGCGAAGCGCGCGAGGATCGCGTGCGCTTCACCTTCGGCGTCACGCCGCTGCAGCAATATCTCGTCGAGGCGCCGGGCGGACGTCTACAGGCCTTCAGCGTCGCCTGGGATGCGCGGCCGAAAGAAAAAGGCGGCCAGCGATGGTTCGGCCTCTATCCCGAAGAGACGATCGCCTGGGGCGATCCGCTGCATTGGAGCGGCCGCAATCAGAATTGGAACTTCATGTGCGCTGATTGCCATTCGACCGGCTTGCGCAAGAATTATGATCTGACGACGGATTCTTATCGCACGACATGGACCGATGTGAGTGTCGCTTGCGAAGCCTGTCATGGTCCGGGCTCGGCGCATGTCGCCTGGGCGCGCGGCGGCGCGCGCGCGGGCGCCGACAAGGGCTTCGCCGCATCGGCGAGCGATGATCGCTCGGAACTCTGCTTCCCCTGCCATTCGCGGCGTCGCGCTCTGTCCGAGACGCCCGCGCCGACGCGCCGCTTTCTCGACGATTATGCTCCGGCATTGCTCGACAAAGGTCTTTTTCGCGCCGACGGGCAAATCGAGGACGAGGTGTTCGAATACGCCTCTTTCCTGCAGAGCCGCATGTATCGCGCCGGCGTCGCCTGCATCGATTGCCACGAGCCGCATGGCGGCGCGCTGCGGGAGCAAGGCAATGCGCTTTGCGCGCGCTGCCATGAGCCCGCGGGCTTCGACGCATCCAGCCATCATCATCACGCGCCAGGAACACGCGAGGCGCAATGCGTCGCCTGCCACATGCCGAGCCGCATCTATATGCAGGTTCATGAGCGGCATGATCACGGCTTCCGCGTTCCGCGTCCCGATCTCGCGCCGCTCGGCGTTCCCAACGCCTGCAATGATTGTCATGCCGACAAGCCTGCGTCCTGGGCGGCGGAGGCCATGCGCGGCTGGGGGAGCCGACGCCTCGGACAAGCGAGCGCCGCGAAAGCCATCGCGCTCGGCCGGCGCGCCGCGCCCGGCGCAGCGGAGGCGCTCGCCGCGCTCGCTGGCGACGGCGGCGAATCCGCGATCATGCGGGCGACGGCGCTGTCGCTGCTGGCGCGCGCGCCCGGCGAGATGGCGCTGCGCGCGATTCGTGAAGCGATCGGCTCCTCCGACGCGCTTCTGCGCCTCGGCGCGATCCGCGCGCTCGAGCCCTATGACGCAACGACGCGCCGGCTCGCCGCGCCGCTCCTCGCCGATCCGGCGGCGGCGACGCGTCTCGAAGCGGCGCGGCTGCTCGCCGCGACGGGCGTCTCGGCCGAGGAATGGGTCGCCGCGGAGCTGGTCTCGGCAGAGCGGCCGGAGACTCATCTCGGCGTCGGCGCGCTGCGCGCCGAGCAGGGTCGGCCGCTGGAGGCCATCGCCGCTTTCGAGACGGCGCTGCGGCTCGATCCGAAATTCACGCCGGCGCGGCTCGATCTCGCCGATCTGCTGCGCAGTGAGGGGCGCGACGCCGAGGCCGAGGCGCCCTTGCGCGAGGCCGTGCGGCGCGACCCCGCCGACGCTGTGGCGCATTACGCCCTCGCCCTGTGGCTGTTGCGCCAAAGCCGTGAGATGGAGGCGCGCAGCGAGCTCGCCCGCGCCGTCACGCTCGCGCCCGATGATCCCGCCATCGCGCGCGCCTATCGGCTCGCGACGCCGCCGCGGTGA
- a CDS encoding nucleotidyltransferase family protein: protein MIAAMVLAAGRGARFDEQGENKLLAEFGGRPLIRRAVDAALGSRAAQTIVVTGWDHVRIAAALGDRPVTFAHNARHRSGMASSLQTGLTEAREADGVIVLLGDMPTIESPLLDRLIDAFETTGASAVIPVHEGRRGNPVLLGRAIFPRLAELRGDEGARRLLRELDHVVELDIGETVVLADVDTQRDLDRLRADQTKPTSSF, encoded by the coding sequence GTGATCGCGGCGATGGTGCTCGCGGCGGGGCGAGGCGCGCGCTTCGACGAGCAGGGCGAGAACAAGCTGCTCGCGGAGTTCGGCGGGCGGCCGCTGATCCGCCGGGCCGTCGACGCCGCGCTCGGCTCGCGAGCCGCCCAGACCATCGTCGTGACGGGCTGGGACCATGTGCGCATCGCCGCTGCGCTCGGCGATCGCCCAGTGACGTTCGCGCATAACGCCCGGCATCGAAGCGGCATGGCCTCGTCTCTGCAAACGGGGCTCACCGAGGCGCGCGAGGCGGATGGCGTGATCGTGCTGCTCGGCGACATGCCGACGATCGAATCTCCTCTTCTCGATCGTCTCATCGACGCATTCGAGACGACAGGCGCCTCGGCAGTGATCCCGGTTCATGAGGGACGCCGCGGCAATCCAGTCCTGCTCGGCCGCGCGATTTTCCCGCGGCTCGCGGAGCTGCGCGGAGACGAGGGCGCGCGGCGCCTGCTGCGAGAGCTCGATCATGTCGTCGAGCTCGATATCGGCGAGACTGTGGTCCTCGCCGATGTGGACACGCAGCGCGATCTCGATCGGCTGCGCGCCGATCAGACGAAGCCGACGTCGAGCTTCTGA
- a CDS encoding XdhC family protein: MATEDTKILLQAQLWRRTGRRVAIATVIETFGSAPRPVGAHLVVDETGAFVGSVSAGCVENDVIVAALDVIADGVAQRLEFGVADETAWRVGLSCGGRICVLVQKLDDAAAELLDVSLRMSTERRAHTIATPLDNGVARVIETGDPLAAFAGWSGVATHEAQRWFIEGREPAPRLVIIGAVHVAQSLAPMAQIAGFETIIVDPRIAYATADRFPDARLEPRWPQEALTDIGLDPCTAIVVLTHDPKIDDPALRTALASPCFYVGALGSRATHGRRVERLAASGVSRDALMRIRAPVGLDIGALGPAEIAVSILGEMILARKRKPLRSSAAVKEVA, encoded by the coding sequence ATGGCCACGGAAGATACAAAGATATTACTGCAGGCGCAGCTTTGGCGTCGCACGGGCCGTCGCGTCGCCATCGCGACTGTGATCGAGACCTTCGGCTCGGCGCCGCGGCCGGTCGGCGCGCATCTCGTGGTCGATGAGACGGGCGCATTCGTCGGCTCTGTTTCCGCAGGCTGCGTCGAGAATGACGTCATCGTCGCAGCGCTCGACGTGATCGCCGATGGCGTCGCGCAGCGTCTCGAATTCGGCGTCGCGGACGAGACCGCCTGGCGCGTCGGCCTCTCCTGCGGCGGGCGCATCTGCGTGCTCGTGCAAAAGCTCGACGACGCGGCCGCCGAGCTGCTCGATGTCTCGTTGCGCATGAGCACGGAGCGGCGCGCGCATACGATCGCCACGCCGCTCGACAACGGCGTCGCGCGCGTCATCGAGACCGGCGATCCACTCGCGGCTTTTGCCGGCTGGAGCGGCGTCGCCACGCATGAGGCGCAGCGATGGTTCATCGAAGGGCGCGAACCGGCGCCGCGGCTCGTGATCATCGGCGCCGTGCATGTCGCGCAATCGCTCGCGCCCATGGCGCAAATCGCCGGCTTCGAGACGATCATCGTCGATCCGCGCATCGCCTATGCGACCGCCGACAGATTCCCCGATGCGCGTCTCGAGCCGCGCTGGCCGCAGGAGGCGCTCACCGATATCGGCCTCGACCCATGCACCGCCATCGTCGTCCTCACGCATGACCCGAAGATCGACGATCCCGCGCTTCGCACAGCGCTCGCCTCGCCATGCTTTTATGTCGGCGCGCTGGGGTCGCGCGCCACTCATGGACGCCGCGTCGAGCGTCTCGCCGCGAGCGGCGTCTCGCGCGACGCGCTGATGCGCATCCGCGCGCCGGTCGGTCTGGACATCGGCGCGCTCGGCCCGGCGGAGATCGCGGTCTCCATCCTCGGCGAGATGATTCTCGCGCGCAAGCGCAAACCTTTGCGCAGCAGCGCCGCCGTGAAGGAGGTCGCGTGA
- a CDS encoding MotA/TolQ/ExbB proton channel family protein produces MSDASAASAALSHSLTPVELFLQADSIVKTVIVLLILASAWGWTVIAEKLIRLGVLHRRAARLIDSVQKELPVADLPASFDAASPEDPLVQVYRAMVDENARSSDLQHSETQRDALQERVHRVGQLAAANAIDHLHARLQGLATIGAVAPFVGLFGTVWGIMNSFQGIAASNNTSLAVVAPGIAEALFATALGLVAAIPAVIFYNRISGDIGAYGKRLNSFIGVFEVELSRQLSRKGDRNGLRAA; encoded by the coding sequence ATGAGTGACGCTTCCGCCGCCTCGGCCGCATTGTCGCATTCGCTGACGCCGGTCGAATTGTTCCTTCAGGCCGATTCGATCGTCAAGACCGTCATCGTCCTGCTCATTCTCGCCTCGGCCTGGGGATGGACGGTGATCGCCGAAAAGCTGATCCGCCTCGGCGTGCTGCATCGGCGCGCGGCGAGGCTCATCGACAGCGTTCAGAAAGAGCTGCCCGTCGCCGACCTCCCGGCGTCTTTCGACGCCGCCTCGCCGGAGGATCCGCTCGTGCAGGTCTATCGCGCAATGGTCGACGAGAATGCGCGCTCGTCGGATTTGCAGCACAGCGAGACGCAGCGCGACGCGCTGCAGGAGCGTGTGCATCGGGTCGGCCAGCTCGCCGCGGCCAACGCCATCGATCACCTGCACGCCCGTCTGCAGGGCCTCGCGACGATCGGCGCGGTCGCGCCTTTCGTCGGGCTCTTCGGCACGGTCTGGGGGATCATGAATTCGTTCCAGGGCATAGCGGCGTCCAACAACACCAGCCTCGCGGTGGTCGCGCCCGGCATCGCCGAAGCGCTGTTCGCCACCGCCCTCGGACTCGTCGCCGCCATTCCGGCGGTGATCTTCTACAATCGCATCAGCGGCGATATCGGCGCCTATGGCAAGCGCCTCAACTCTTTCATCGGCGTGTTCGAGGTGGAGCTGTCCCGTCAATTGTCTCGCAAGGGAGATCGCAATGGCCTTCGCGCTGCGTAA
- a CDS encoding outer membrane protein, with protein sequence MNRKVITMSRFVAAAMLLAAPAEAADLPSTQAPAAPPAPSFSWRGFYLGGFAGALLGDGTFTYFEQTPMRGAALVGGGTIGYNWMWTPTLLVGIEADFGYRGQVYSERVNRVYPGPTDGGVLGTARARLGYAFAPRWLSYATAGFAYGTDFPPRGFTSTMPLTFGVQNTGTTVRAGWTAGAGVEYAWSDLISVKAEYLYVRLADSGVAYSTNFGSVPLGVTSAGHIVRGGVNFHFVTGNASAVQATAH encoded by the coding sequence ATGAATCGCAAAGTCATCACCATGTCACGCTTCGTCGCCGCGGCGATGCTGCTCGCCGCTCCGGCCGAGGCGGCCGACCTTCCATCCACCCAAGCGCCGGCGGCTCCCCCTGCTCCTTCGTTTTCCTGGCGCGGGTTCTATCTCGGCGGCTTCGCGGGCGCTCTGCTCGGAGACGGGACATTCACCTATTTCGAGCAGACGCCCATGCGAGGAGCCGCATTGGTCGGCGGCGGCACGATCGGCTATAATTGGATGTGGACGCCGACGCTCCTCGTCGGAATCGAGGCGGATTTCGGCTATCGGGGACAGGTCTACTCCGAGCGCGTGAATCGTGTGTATCCGGGTCCCACGGATGGCGGCGTGCTCGGCACCGCTCGCGCGCGATTGGGCTATGCCTTCGCCCCGCGCTGGCTGAGCTACGCCACTGCGGGCTTTGCTTATGGGACCGACTTCCCGCCGCGTGGCTTCACTTCGACCATGCCTCTGACATTCGGCGTGCAGAATACCGGGACGACAGTTCGAGCCGGTTGGACGGCAGGAGCCGGCGTCGAATACGCCTGGTCCGATCTGATCTCCGTCAAAGCCGAATATCTCTACGTTCGCCTCGCGGACTCCGGCGTCGCCTATTCGACCAATTTCGGCTCTGTTCCGCTCGGCGTGACGAGCGCCGGCCATATCGTGCGCGGCGGCGTGAACTTTCATTTCGTCACGGGGAACGCATCTGCGGTACAGGCGACAGCGCACTGA
- a CDS encoding (2Fe-2S)-binding protein, with protein sequence MTSLIVNGRAVEIDVDPDTPLLWAIREQIGLTGTKYGCGIGQCGACTVHIDGVAVRSCSVLAADVAGKAITTIEGLAENAAQHRLQRAWIDHDVPQCGYCQSGMLMAAAALLAEKPHPSDQDIDEAISNICRCGTFQQAREAIHAAAKA encoded by the coding sequence ATGACGAGTTTGATCGTGAACGGGCGCGCCGTCGAAATCGACGTCGATCCCGATACGCCCTTGCTCTGGGCGATCCGCGAGCAGATCGGCCTCACCGGCACGAAATATGGCTGCGGCATCGGCCAATGCGGCGCCTGCACCGTTCATATCGACGGAGTCGCGGTCCGCTCTTGCAGCGTGCTCGCGGCCGATGTCGCCGGCAAGGCGATCACCACTATCGAAGGCCTGGCAGAAAACGCCGCGCAGCATCGCCTGCAGCGCGCCTGGATCGACCATGACGTTCCGCAATGCGGCTATTGCCAAAGCGGCATGTTGATGGCCGCAGCGGCGCTGCTCGCCGAGAAGCCGCATCCGAGCGACCAGGACATCGACGAGGCGATCTCCAACATTTGTCGATGCGGAACCTTTCAACAAGCGCGCGAGGCGATCCACGCCGCGGCGAAAGCGTGA
- a CDS encoding xanthine dehydrogenase family protein molybdopterin-binding subunit, which yields MGGSFSLHRRGFIIGGASLGAGLALGLDIPGGPKGALAADGAPEVNAWVVIEPDDRVIIRIARSEMGQGSLTGLAQLVAEELECDWAKVTTEYPTPGQSAARNRVWGDFSTGGSRGIRGSQDYVRKGGAIARQLLIQAAANQWGVPAKDCRAEKGIISHAASGRSISFGKVAAAAAKLTPPNDVALKDPKDWKIAGKGVARLDTADKTNGKMIYGIDVKLPGLLSAAIKDCPTFGGRLKSFDKTAIATLPGVVDAAPVGDSAVAVVADSWWRAKKALDALPIVWDDGPNANASSAATAAWLAEGLEDSQPAVVGNSNGDAKAAIAGAAKMIEAVYSYPHQNHAAMEPLNATALYTPERCEVWTGTQNGEAAFAAVVAASGLPAAKCEVHKVMLGGGFGRRGFTDYVTQAVLLAKQFPGRPVKLLWSREEDMAHGKYHPVTQCRLVGALDADNKLVGLRIRLSGQSILASVRPEAVKNGLDPAALQGLVATGDAQLGYDIPNLLVEHAMRNPPVPPGFWRGVNINHNALYLESFIDELAHAAGADPLAFRRGLMASHPKQLAVLDAVAERVGWSRPAPAGVHRGLASFMGYGSYVAAAAEISVENAGRIKIHRIVAATDPGYAVNPAQIERQVSGSFVYGLSALFFGAITVKNGRAEQANFDTYDSMRIKDMPKVEAIVMPSGGFWGGVGEPTICVAAPAVLNAFFAATGKRIRDVPLQKLDVGFV from the coding sequence ATGGGCGGGTCTTTCTCTCTTCACCGGCGCGGCTTCATCATCGGCGGCGCCTCGCTGGGCGCCGGCCTCGCGCTCGGTCTCGATATTCCCGGCGGCCCGAAGGGCGCGCTCGCCGCGGATGGCGCGCCCGAGGTCAACGCCTGGGTCGTCATCGAGCCGGATGATCGCGTCATCATCCGCATCGCTCGCTCGGAGATGGGCCAGGGCTCGCTCACCGGCCTCGCCCAGCTCGTCGCCGAGGAGTTGGAATGCGACTGGGCGAAGGTGACGACCGAATATCCGACGCCCGGTCAGAGCGCCGCGCGCAACAGAGTCTGGGGCGATTTTTCGACCGGCGGCAGCCGCGGCATTCGCGGCTCGCAGGATTATGTGCGCAAGGGCGGCGCGATCGCGCGCCAATTGCTGATCCAGGCCGCGGCGAACCAATGGGGCGTTCCGGCGAAGGACTGCCGGGCGGAGAAAGGGATCATCTCGCACGCGGCGTCGGGGCGCTCGATCAGCTTCGGCAAGGTCGCCGCCGCGGCGGCGAAGCTGACGCCGCCGAACGATGTCGCGCTGAAGGACCCGAAAGACTGGAAGATCGCCGGCAAGGGCGTGGCGCGTCTCGACACGGCCGACAAGACCAACGGCAAGATGATCTACGGCATAGACGTGAAGCTGCCGGGCCTGCTCAGCGCCGCGATCAAGGATTGCCCGACCTTCGGAGGCCGTCTGAAGAGCTTCGACAAGACGGCGATCGCCACACTGCCCGGCGTCGTCGATGCGGCGCCCGTCGGCGACAGCGCGGTCGCCGTCGTCGCCGACAGCTGGTGGCGCGCCAAGAAGGCGCTCGACGCTCTGCCGATCGTCTGGGACGACGGCCCGAATGCGAACGCCTCCAGCGCAGCGACGGCTGCATGGCTCGCGGAAGGGCTCGAGGATTCGCAGCCTGCGGTCGTCGGCAACAGCAATGGGGACGCCAAGGCGGCGATCGCCGGCGCGGCGAAGATGATCGAGGCCGTCTACAGTTATCCGCACCAGAATCATGCGGCGATGGAGCCCCTGAACGCGACCGCGCTCTATACGCCCGAGCGATGCGAGGTCTGGACCGGAACGCAGAATGGCGAGGCGGCCTTCGCCGCCGTCGTCGCGGCCTCCGGCCTGCCGGCGGCAAAATGCGAGGTTCACAAGGTAATGCTCGGCGGCGGCTTCGGTCGTCGCGGCTTCACCGATTATGTGACGCAGGCGGTGCTGCTCGCCAAGCAATTCCCGGGACGTCCGGTGAAGCTGCTGTGGTCGCGCGAGGAGGATATGGCGCATGGGAAATATCATCCCGTGACGCAATGCCGCCTCGTCGGCGCGTTGGATGCGGATAATAAGCTCGTCGGTCTGCGCATTCGCCTGTCGGGACAATCGATCCTCGCCAGCGTGCGGCCCGAGGCGGTGAAGAATGGTCTCGATCCGGCGGCGCTGCAGGGGCTCGTCGCGACCGGCGACGCGCAGCTCGGCTATGACATTCCCAATCTTCTCGTCGAGCATGCGATGCGCAATCCGCCCGTGCCGCCGGGCTTTTGGCGTGGCGTCAACATCAATCACAATGCGCTCTATCTCGAGAGCTTCATCGACGAGCTGGCGCATGCCGCCGGCGCCGATCCGCTCGCTTTCCGCCGCGGCTTGATGGCGAGCCATCCAAAGCAGCTCGCGGTTCTCGACGCCGTCGCCGAGCGGGTCGGCTGGAGCCGCCCGGCGCCGGCAGGCGTGCATCGCGGCCTCGCCTCCTTCATGGGCTATGGCAGCTATGTCGCGGCGGCGGCGGAGATCTCCGTCGAAAACGCTGGACGCATCAAGATCCATCGCATCGTCGCGGCGACCGATCCGGGCTACGCCGTCAATCCGGCGCAAATCGAGCGTCAGGTGTCGGGCTCTTTCGTCTATGGGCTGTCGGCGCTGTTCTTCGGCGCGATCACGGTGAAGAATGGCCGCGCCGAGCAGGCCAATTTCGACACTTACGATTCGATGCGCATCAAGGATATGCCCAAGGTCGAAGCGATCGTCATGCCGAGCGGCGGCTTTTGGGGCGGCGTCGGCGAGCCGACCATCTGCGTCGCGGCGCCGGCGGTGCTCAACGCTTTTTTCGCCGCCACAGGCAAGCGCATTCGCGACGTTCCGCTTCAGAAGCTCGACGTCGGCTTCGTCTGA
- a CDS encoding S41 family peptidase produces the protein MSPRPNDAGFERVERLEGNIGYIRLIRFAPPEIFRDVANNAMRLVADTNALIFDIRGNRGGHPRSIAYLSSFLLDPSRSIHLADAVWRNKGTLNFRTEEFWTSRTPDHYLDKPVYILVGPETFSAAEGFAYHLQALRRATIIGAKTKGGAHATEPDAVVAIEPDLFLVAPNGRTENPVTKSNWDGVGVRPDVEVAPETALVAAMKLALARQSDSTSEGAGVAAPQQTAGAPDHR, from the coding sequence GTGTCGCCTCGGCCCAATGACGCCGGATTCGAGCGGGTTGAACGCCTCGAGGGAAACATCGGCTATATTCGCTTGATCAGATTTGCGCCTCCGGAGATTTTCCGCGATGTGGCGAACAACGCCATGCGCCTCGTCGCCGACACGAACGCGCTGATCTTCGACATCCGCGGCAACAGAGGCGGTCATCCTCGATCGATCGCCTATCTGAGCAGCTTCCTGCTCGATCCCTCGAGGTCGATTCATCTCGCCGACGCGGTATGGCGCAACAAGGGAACGTTGAACTTCAGGACCGAGGAGTTCTGGACCAGCCGGACTCCCGACCATTATCTCGATAAGCCGGTCTACATCCTCGTCGGCCCGGAGACCTTCTCCGCCGCCGAGGGCTTCGCATATCATCTGCAAGCTTTGAGACGCGCGACGATCATCGGCGCCAAGACGAAAGGCGGCGCCCATGCGACCGAACCAGACGCAGTGGTTGCGATCGAGCCGGATTTGTTCCTCGTCGCGCCGAACGGGCGAACGGAAAATCCCGTCACGAAGAGCAATTGGGACGGCGTCGGCGTTCGACCCGATGTAGAGGTCGCTCCAGAGACCGCGCTGGTCGCCGCAATGAAGTTGGCGCTGGCGCGCCAGTCGGATTCGACGAGCGAGGGCGCCGGCGTTGCGGCCCCGCAGCAGACCGCCGGCGCTCCGGATCATCGCTGA